CCGCGCAGGGCGTGCGCGTTGTGGCGTTGCCCGCGGTGCCGTTCGGCGTGAACACCACGCAGCTCGACCTGCGCTTCACGATCAACATTATGCCGAGCACGCAGCTGGCCCTGTTACGCGATGTGGTGAAGAGTCTCGAGCCGCACGGCGTGCGCGCGCTGGTGCTGTTGAATGCTCACGGTGGTAACGAGCTCCGCGCGCTGGTGCGGGAGCTGCAGCCGAGCACCCCGATCGTGCTGTCGATCGTGAACTGGTGGCAGGCCGGTGACCACGGGGTGTTCGAGAGCGCGGGCGACCATGCCGGTGAACTCGAAACGGCGGCGATCATGCATGTGGCGCCGCACTTGGTCGTGCCCGACCGCAACACGTGGGGCGATGGCCATGCGAAGGCCAGCGTGTTCGACGGCGTGCGCAGCGGATGGGCGTGGATGCCGCGCCGCTGGACGCAGGTGACGGCCGATACCGGCGTGGGCAATCCGCGAGAAGCCACGGCGGAGAAGGGTGCCGCGTTCGTGGCGCAGGCGGTGGAGCGGATTGCGGCGTTCTGCGTGCAGCTGGCAGGAGCGGATCCGAACGCGATGTGGGCGGATCCCTAAACGCGTCTCCGCCGGAGAGCCGGGCCTAGCGGCGCAGTTCTACCGTCTGCGCCGCGTTGTCGCCGTCGCCGAAGTACAGTGAATGTCGCTTCTCGCCCGGCATCGATAACAGCACCACGATGTTGGCCTGACTCGGAAAGAGCTCGGCCAGTAGCGCGTTGCGAATGACGAGCGTGCCCGGTGCGCGCGCCGCGTCGAACTGTAGCAGGTACCAGTGCACGGTACCGCCCACCGGGTCCTTGTCCACGCCCTGCTGCACCAGCTGCGCTTTGAGCGCGCGACCATCGGCCGACACGCTCACCTTGGCATTGAAGTACGCCGTGAAGAGTGAGTCGGCCTTGGGGTCGCGATCGAGTGCGAAGGCGGGGCGACGCGCATACGCGCGCAGCCCCTTCTCCAGATCGTCGCTGAACAGCCGCACCTTCCACATCACCGTACCGTTCTCGATGACAGCGCGCGTGTGCGTGCTGTGCACATCGTGCATCACACGGACACCCGCGTCGCGGCCACCGAACAACAAGGCGGCCAAGGCCAGTGTGGTGAGCTTCACGTGCGACTCCTTCTGTTCATCCGATCGGGCGCGTGCTCACGCCCTTCGTGAACGTGTTGTTCGTGCGGTCCACGTCGGCGTAGCCCGAATCGGGATCGGCCGTAACCTTGGCAATCTCCTTGTCGGAGAAGAATCCGTACTCGTGTGACTTCTCGCTGCCGCGCCATACCTCGGCCGGCATCTTCACGCGCTCCTTGGTGCCGTCGGTGAACTCGATCTCGAGCTCCAGCGGCAACACCAGCCCGCCCTTGTTCTCGGCGGTGATGCGGTGATAAAACTTCCCGCGCTTGGTCGTGCCGGCAAATGCCTGCGCGTCCTGCGACTCGACCTTGGTAATCGCCTGATCATTGTTGTAGGTGCTGTAGAACCACCCTCGCCAGAAGTAGTCGAGGCGCTCACCGGCGCCGCTGGCCAGCGTGCGGAAGAAGTCGGCCGGCTGCGGATGTTTGAACATCCACTTCTTCGAATACTCCTGAAACGCCAGATCGAAGCGCTCCGGGCCCAGCACCTTTTCACGCAGCATCACCAAGCCGGCGGCCGGCTTGCTGTAGCCGTTGTTGCCGAACTGACGATGGATGAAGTCCGACTCGGTCATGAGGGGTACCTGATCGGCGTCCTTCATGTAGTTCACGATGTTCGGCGCCGGACCACGCAGGCGCGCCGCCGGCCAGTTCTTGTCGTAGTCGAGTGAGCTGTAGTACTCGAGGAACGAGTTGATCCCTTCGTCCATCCACGTCCACTTGCGCTCGTCGGTGGCCACGATCATCGGGAACCAGTTGTGCCCGACTTCGTGAATGGTGACCGCGGCGAGCGCGTACTCCTGATTCTTGGTATACGTGCCGTTGGCACCGGGGCGTCCGCCACAAAAGGCGATCATGGGATACTCCATGCCGCCCACTTGGCCGTTCACATTCGACGCCTGCGGATACGGATACTCGAACGCCATGCGGCCGTAGCTGCGCATGGTCTGTGCGATGGCCTTGGTAGAGATGTCGCTCCACAACGGCATGGCGTCACGCGGATACACCGAGTGCAGTTCGATGGTGCGGCCGGCCGGCGAATAGCGGAAACCCGCGGCATCCCACACGAACGTCTTGCTACTAGCCCACGCGAAGTCTCGCACATTCTCGGCCGTGAAGCGCCACGTGATCGGGGCCGTGCCGGCCGGACGCGCGCCGGGTGTGGCCACTTCGTTCGGACGCACGATGAACACCGACGTGTCGCCCGCGATCGCCGTGGCCAGGCGCGTGCGCTGCGTGGGCGTGAGCACCTGCAGCGGGTTTCGCAGCGTGCCGGTGGAGCGCACGATGTGGTCATGCGGCACCGTGATGCTCACGTCGTAGTTGCCGAAGTTGAGATAGAACTCGCCCTGGCCCAGGAACGGGTCGTTCTGCCAACCGGTCACGTCGTCGTAGACAGCGGCGCGCGGAAACCACTGCGCCACTTCGTAAATCCATCCGTCCTTCACCTGCTCACGCACGCCGCGGCTGTTGTTGCCGCCCTCGGGTACCACGAACGACCAGTCGATGTCCACCACGGCCTTGCCGCCGGTGGGGATCGGCGCGTCGAGGTTTACGCGCATCTGCGTGCCGTTCACGATGTAACGGGCCGGCTTGGCCGTCTGCCCGTTCACCGAGACCAGCGCGACACGCGTGATGTCGTAGCCGCCCACCGGCTCTTCCTCGGGCAGCAGGAAGCGACGGGCCTGCGGCGATAGCGTGGCCGGCAATGCCGACTTCGTCATGTTGGCGCGGCTCGTCTTCGCTTCGATGTTCTGATCGAGCTGGAACCAGAGGTAGCCGAGCGGCTGTGGCGAGTTGTTGTGGTACGTGATGCGCTCCGAGCCCTTCACCGAGTGTGTGTTGGTGTCGAGCGTGGTGCGGATCACGTAGTCCACGCGCTGCTGCCAGTAGCGCGTGCCCGGTGAGCCGGACGCATCACGGAAGTCATTCGGCGACGGCCATTCGTCGAGCGCGCGGAACGACGACTTGTTGACCTTGCTATTCGGTTCGGCGTTGAGCCACTGCTGCGCCGGCAGGGCCGTTGGCAACGAAGCCGGAAGCAGGAGTAGCACAACGGAGAGCGAGCGGAGAGACAATCGCATACGGCACGAGGAGGAAATGGATGGTCATGACCAGGCGCGAAGGCGCTGGACCAGCAGCATGAGCGCGAGACCACCGGTCACGCCCACCAACAGTTGTACCCACCGGCGTCGCTGAAGGATCGCCGGTACCAAAAGGGCACCCACAGCAAGCACGAGAGCCAGAATCAGGAGCTGCCCGAGTTCGAGTCCCACGTTGAAGGCCAGCAACGGCAGGCCAATGCGCTCTTCGTCACCCAACAACGCGCGCAGGTAGCTCGAGAAGCCGAGACCGTGAATGAGGCCGAACAGCAGCGCGATGAGATACCGCTTCACCGTGACCGGATTCTCCGGGCGCTGCGGGGTGGCCGCCGTGTAGGCGTCGAGCGCCGTAAAAAGGATCGTGGCCGGAATCAGTGTCTCCACCACATTCGACGACACCGACACCAGGCGCAACGTGGCGAGGGCCAAGGTGATACTGTGGCCCACGGTGAACGCGGTGACCAGCACCGCGAGTCGGCGCCAGTCACGAATGCTGAACGGGATCGCCAGTGCGACCACGAACAAGATGTGATCGTACCCGGCGAGATCCGCGATATGCCGAAAGCCGAGTTCGAGATAGACGCGAAACTCGTCGAACATGCCTTACGCCTGCACGAGCAATAGAGCGAGCAACAGTCCGATCAATAGTCCACCGGACGCAGATACGATTCACCGATGCCGGACTGGCTCACCAAGGCGGTGGCCGGCGGCCGCCGCTTCCAATGCGTGCCGTTCAGTCGCTTCGACACCAGCGTGAGTTCATCACGCTGGAAGCCGCGCGAGCGCAGCGCCTCGTGTGAGAAGCCGTGCAGCATGCCGTTCAGGATCTCGTCGGCGCGCGCGTAGCTGATCCCGAGATCGCCCTCGTCGGTCTGACCAGCAATGAGATCGGCGGTGGCTGGCTTGGTGATGATGATGTCGGGCACGCCCAAGTGACGGGCGAGAGCCCACACCTGCGTCTTGTAGAGGTCACCGATCGGATTGATCGGCGGGGAGTCGTCGGCGTGCCAGGTGAAGTATCCGAACAGCCGCTCTGTCTTGTTGCCAGTGCCCAGCGGAAGTGCACGATAGCGGGCCGACAGGTCGAACAGCGCAATCATGCGGGTGCGCGCCATGATG
This region of Gemmatimonas groenlandica genomic DNA includes:
- a CDS encoding NAD+ synthase → MRDHGGPPPLAIDAGMTEEWLTGFLREELTRRGFGKAVIGISGGVDSAVTAFLAARALGRENVIGIRLPYRTSSAESLEHAQLVIDALGIESRTVDISPAVDGYLTAEPDADASRRGNIMARTRMIALFDLSARYRALPLGTGNKTERLFGYFTWHADDSPPINPIGDLYKTQVWALARHLGVPDIIITKPATADLIAGQTDEGDLGISYARADEILNGMLHGFSHEALRSRGFQRDELTLVSKRLNGTHWKRRPPATALVSQSGIGESYLRPVDY
- a CDS encoding HupE/UreJ family protein — translated: MFDEFRVYLELGFRHIADLAGYDHILFVVALAIPFSIRDWRRLAVLVTAFTVGHSITLALATLRLVSVSSNVVETLIPATILFTALDAYTAATPQRPENPVTVKRYLIALLFGLIHGLGFSSYLRALLGDEERIGLPLLAFNVGLELGQLLILALVLAVGALLVPAILQRRRWVQLLVGVTGGLALMLLVQRLRAWS
- a CDS encoding DUF6702 family protein, with product MKLTTLALAALLFGGRDAGVRVMHDVHSTHTRAVIENGTVMWKVRLFSDDLEKGLRAYARRPAFALDRDPKADSLFTAYFNAKVSVSADGRALKAQLVQQGVDKDPVGGTVHWYLLQFDAARAPGTLVIRNALLAELFPSQANIVVLLSMPGEKRHSLYFGDGDNAAQTVELRR
- a CDS encoding M1 family metallopeptidase; this translates as MRLSLRSLSVVLLLLPASLPTALPAQQWLNAEPNSKVNKSSFRALDEWPSPNDFRDASGSPGTRYWQQRVDYVIRTTLDTNTHSVKGSERITYHNNSPQPLGYLWFQLDQNIEAKTSRANMTKSALPATLSPQARRFLLPEEEPVGGYDITRVALVSVNGQTAKPARYIVNGTQMRVNLDAPIPTGGKAVVDIDWSFVVPEGGNNSRGVREQVKDGWIYEVAQWFPRAAVYDDVTGWQNDPFLGQGEFYLNFGNYDVSITVPHDHIVRSTGTLRNPLQVLTPTQRTRLATAIAGDTSVFIVRPNEVATPGARPAGTAPITWRFTAENVRDFAWASSKTFVWDAAGFRYSPAGRTIELHSVYPRDAMPLWSDISTKAIAQTMRSYGRMAFEYPYPQASNVNGQVGGMEYPMIAFCGGRPGANGTYTKNQEYALAAVTIHEVGHNWFPMIVATDERKWTWMDEGINSFLEYYSSLDYDKNWPAARLRGPAPNIVNYMKDADQVPLMTESDFIHRQFGNNGYSKPAAGLVMLREKVLGPERFDLAFQEYSKKWMFKHPQPADFFRTLASGAGERLDYFWRGWFYSTYNNDQAITKVESQDAQAFAGTTKRGKFYHRITAENKGGLVLPLELEIEFTDGTKERVKMPAEVWRGSEKSHEYGFFSDKEIAKVTADPDSGYADVDRTNNTFTKGVSTRPIG
- a CDS encoding creatininase family protein; the protein is MSSPEGYAPRDGVLEEQTWPAMRDGDWPVALVPFGATEPHNTHLPYGTDTIMGREVAARVAAACAAQGVRVVALPAVPFGVNTTQLDLRFTINIMPSTQLALLRDVVKSLEPHGVRALVLLNAHGGNELRALVRELQPSTPIVLSIVNWWQAGDHGVFESAGDHAGELETAAIMHVAPHLVVPDRNTWGDGHAKASVFDGVRSGWAWMPRRWTQVTADTGVGNPREATAEKGAAFVAQAVERIAAFCVQLAGADPNAMWADP